In Lysobacter luteus, a single window of DNA contains:
- a CDS encoding M16 family metallopeptidase, with protein MTASTRTRQGLLQKGTLALALATAIGATAFAPSPALAQAEATPSSGVDIAYEEFTLPNGLRVIVHEDHKAPIVAVNIWYHVGSKDEPRGRTGFAHLFEHLMFNGSENNPGEYFAPFELVGATDMNGTTNTDRTNYFQNVPTTALDLALWMESDRMGHLLGAIDQATLDEQRGVVQNEKRQGENQPYGQVWTKLNQALYPDSHPYNHSVIGSMADLNAASLEDVKNWFRAWYGPNNAVLVLAGDIDVETAKAKVAKYFGHIPAGPDMAQPAVDIAVRPADTREVMEDRVPQARIYRAWNVPPTGTAEVDQLHVLGQILGGSATSRLEKRLAHQDKLVDNISAGVSESQLGSNFLVMATVKEGVDPAKVEAIIDEELERLLTKGPTAEEVAQAQTVIRAGFVRGVERIGGFGGKADVLASCEIYTGESHCFRDSMATVAAVTPAQLTAVGNRWLGDGDHTLVVVPGERTPLAEAPAVDPAPLDLPPVDGKYSTTAATVDRSTGVPMPEQFPDLTFPELQRATLSNGTEVILAERHAVPVVQVNYLFDGGYKADVLGGDKLGTSSFAMSMLDEGAGDYDALGFAARAESLGANLGAGASLDGGSAYLSALKDQLDPSLALFADMLRAPRFEPSEIERVKATWIAGIKQEKARPNSAALRVMPPLLYGEGHAYAMPFSGTGTEASIASLTRDDLVGYHGTWVRPENATLVVVGDTTLAQVVPMLEKHLGDWKGQGAPETTGEVATVERPDASRVFLIDQPGAVQANIFVGQLVPSTKSDQATEFEFANTVLGGQFSSRLNMNLREDKHWAYGSYSFSPDAMGQRPWLAFAPVQIDKTAESMAELKREIAEYATGKAPPTAEEVGKVRSNEIRSLPGAYETASSVAGTIAGMVRYDRPDDYVRQRQAEIEALTPTQVAAAAATIDPSALTWVVVGDLGKIETPVRALDFGVVQVLDADGNPVAAAANGSDDRSDDGSDDGNAE; from the coding sequence ATGACCGCATCCACCCGCACCCGCCAGGGCCTGCTGCAGAAGGGCACGCTGGCCCTCGCGCTCGCCACCGCGATCGGTGCCACCGCATTCGCGCCGTCGCCGGCACTGGCCCAGGCCGAGGCCACGCCTTCCTCCGGCGTCGATATCGCCTATGAGGAGTTCACCCTGCCCAACGGCCTGCGGGTGATCGTGCATGAGGACCACAAGGCGCCGATCGTCGCGGTCAACATCTGGTACCACGTGGGCAGCAAGGACGAACCGCGTGGCCGCACCGGCTTTGCGCACCTGTTCGAGCACCTGATGTTCAACGGCTCGGAGAACAACCCGGGCGAGTACTTCGCCCCGTTCGAGCTGGTCGGCGCGACCGACATGAACGGCACCACCAACACCGACCGCACCAACTACTTCCAGAACGTCCCGACCACCGCGCTCGACCTCGCGCTGTGGATGGAATCGGACCGCATGGGGCACCTGCTCGGTGCGATCGACCAGGCCACGCTAGACGAGCAGCGTGGCGTGGTGCAGAACGAGAAGCGACAGGGCGAGAACCAGCCCTACGGCCAGGTCTGGACCAAGCTCAACCAGGCGCTGTATCCCGACAGCCACCCATACAACCACAGCGTGATCGGCTCGATGGCCGACCTGAACGCGGCGTCGCTGGAAGACGTCAAGAACTGGTTCCGCGCCTGGTACGGCCCGAACAACGCGGTGCTTGTGCTGGCCGGCGACATCGACGTGGAGACCGCGAAGGCGAAGGTGGCGAAGTACTTCGGCCACATCCCGGCCGGTCCCGACATGGCGCAGCCGGCGGTCGACATCGCGGTGCGCCCGGCCGACACCCGCGAGGTGATGGAGGACCGCGTGCCACAGGCGCGCATCTACCGCGCCTGGAACGTGCCGCCGACCGGCACCGCCGAGGTCGACCAGCTGCACGTGCTCGGGCAGATCCTCGGCGGCAGCGCCACCTCGCGGCTCGAGAAGCGGCTGGCGCACCAGGACAAGCTGGTGGACAACATCAGCGCCGGCGTCAGCGAGTCGCAGCTGGGTTCCAACTTCCTGGTGATGGCGACCGTCAAGGAAGGCGTCGACCCGGCGAAGGTCGAGGCGATCATCGACGAGGAACTCGAGCGCCTGTTGACCAAGGGGCCGACCGCCGAGGAGGTCGCCCAGGCTCAGACCGTGATCCGCGCCGGCTTCGTGCGCGGTGTCGAACGGATCGGCGGCTTTGGCGGCAAGGCCGACGTGCTGGCCAGCTGCGAGATCTACACCGGCGAGTCGCACTGCTTCCGCGACAGCATGGCCACGGTGGCGGCGGTAACGCCGGCCCAGTTGACCGCGGTCGGCAACCGCTGGCTCGGCGATGGCGACCACACGCTGGTGGTGGTGCCCGGCGAGCGCACCCCGCTGGCCGAAGCACCGGCGGTCGATCCGGCGCCGCTGGACCTCCCGCCGGTCGACGGCAAGTACAGCACCACCGCGGCCACGGTCGACCGCAGCACCGGCGTGCCGATGCCCGAACAGTTCCCCGACCTGACGTTCCCGGAGTTGCAGCGCGCCACGCTCAGCAACGGCACCGAGGTGATCCTGGCCGAGCGCCACGCGGTGCCGGTAGTGCAGGTGAACTACCTGTTCGACGGCGGCTACAAGGCCGACGTGCTGGGGGGTGACAAGCTGGGCACCTCGAGCTTCGCGATGAGCATGCTTGACGAAGGTGCCGGCGACTACGACGCACTGGGCTTTGCCGCCCGCGCCGAATCGCTGGGTGCCAATCTCGGTGCCGGCGCCTCGCTTGACGGTGGCAGCGCGTACCTGTCGGCGCTCAAGGACCAGCTCGACCCGTCGCTGGCGCTGTTTGCCGACATGCTGCGCGCGCCGCGCTTCGAGCCGTCGGAGATCGAGCGCGTCAAGGCCACCTGGATCGCCGGCATCAAGCAGGAGAAGGCACGTCCGAACTCCGCGGCCCTGCGGGTGATGCCGCCGCTGCTGTACGGCGAAGGCCACGCCTACGCGATGCCGTTCAGCGGCACGGGCACCGAGGCATCGATCGCGTCGCTGACCCGCGACGACCTGGTCGGCTACCACGGCACCTGGGTGCGTCCGGAAAACGCGACCCTGGTCGTGGTGGGCGACACCACCCTCGCCCAGGTCGTGCCGATGCTCGAGAAGCACCTTGGCGACTGGAAGGGCCAGGGTGCGCCGGAGACCACCGGCGAGGTGGCGACGGTCGAGCGGCCGGACGCTTCGCGCGTGTTCCTGATCGACCAGCCCGGTGCGGTGCAGGCCAACATCTTCGTCGGCCAGCTGGTGCCGTCGACGAAGTCCGACCAGGCGACCGAGTTCGAGTTCGCCAACACCGTGCTGGGCGGGCAGTTCAGCTCGCGGCTCAACATGAACCTGCGTGAGGACAAGCACTGGGCCTACGGTTCGTACAGCTTCTCGCCCGACGCGATGGGCCAGCGGCCGTGGCTGGCGTTCGCGCCGGTGCAGATCGACAAGACCGCCGAGTCGATGGCCGAGCTCAAGCGCGAGATCGCCGAGTACGCAACCGGCAAGGCACCGCCGACCGCGGAGGAAGTCGGCAAGGTCCGTTCCAACGAGATCCGCAGCCTGCCGGGTGCCTATGAAACCGCCAGCTCGGTGGCCGGCACGATCGCCGGGATGGTCCGTTACGACCGCCCGGACGACTACGTCCGCCAGCGCCAGGCCGAGATCGAGGCGTTGACTCCGACGCAGGTCGCCGCAGCCGCCGCCACGATCGACCCGTCGGCCCTGACCTGGGTGGTGGTGGGTGACCTCGGCAAGATCGAAACGCCCGTGCGCGCGCTGGACTTCGGCGTCGTCCAGGTGCTCGACGCCGACGGCAATCCCGTCGCCGCGGCAGCCAACGGCAGCGACGACCGCAGCGACGACGGCAGCGACGACGGCAACGCCGAGTAA
- a CDS encoding tRNA (cytidine(34)-2'-O)-methyltransferase — MSDGISLHVILFQPEIPPNTGNVIRLCANTGAQLHLVRPLGFSIDDKQMRRAGLDYHEFARMQLHDDLDAAVAAITHANGAPPRVFALSTRGRTRFDTPAYRPGDALLFGCETRGLPDAVLDALPPEQRLRLPMRPNNRSLNLSNAVAVTVFEAWRQLGFAGAAD; from the coding sequence GTGAGCGACGGCATCTCCCTCCACGTCATCCTGTTCCAGCCCGAGATCCCGCCCAACACCGGCAACGTGATCCGGCTGTGCGCCAACACCGGCGCCCAACTGCACCTGGTGCGCCCGCTCGGCTTCTCGATCGACGACAAGCAGATGCGCCGCGCCGGACTCGATTACCACGAGTTCGCGCGGATGCAGCTGCATGACGACCTCGACGCCGCCGTCGCCGCGATCACCCACGCCAACGGCGCGCCGCCCCGCGTATTCGCACTGAGCACGCGCGGCCGCACCCGCTTCGATACCCCGGCCTATCGCCCGGGCGACGCACTGCTGTTCGGCTGCGAGACGCGCGGCCTGCCCGACGCGGTGCTCGATGCGCTGCCGCCGGAGCAGCGCCTGCGGCTACCGATGCGGCCGAACAACCGCAGCCTGAACCTGTCGAACGCGGTGGCGGTGACCGTGTTCGAGGCGTGGCGGCAACTGGGGTTCGCCGGCGCCGCCGACTGA
- a CDS encoding SDR family oxidoreductase, with protein MPIDTTLRCLVTGANRGLGLEFTRQLLARGEHVVATCRHPGRAHALNQLAGEYPGRLHVLPLDVADPKSHAELVRELPLVLGRKPIHLLVNNAGVLHSGERFGTVDPAILLDSLRINAMGPFLLTQALAPLLAGGGKVANLSSELGSIAGVQTFRSPSYAMSKAALNMATRQLSKALQGPCIIVMALHPGWVRTDMGGAKAEVEPADAVADLLRVIDRAGRDHSGKFLDRHGEPMPW; from the coding sequence ATGCCCATCGACACCACCCTGCGCTGCCTCGTCACCGGGGCCAACCGCGGCCTCGGGCTGGAATTCACCCGGCAGCTGCTGGCACGCGGCGAACACGTCGTCGCTACCTGCCGCCACCCCGGTCGCGCCCACGCGCTGAACCAGCTGGCCGGCGAGTACCCCGGCCGGCTGCACGTGTTGCCCCTGGACGTCGCCGATCCGAAAAGCCACGCCGAACTGGTGCGCGAGCTGCCGCTGGTACTGGGACGCAAACCCATCCACCTGTTGGTCAACAACGCGGGCGTGCTGCATTCGGGCGAGCGATTCGGCACGGTCGACCCGGCGATCCTGCTCGACAGCCTGCGCATCAACGCGATGGGTCCCTTCCTGCTGACCCAGGCGCTGGCGCCGTTGCTCGCTGGTGGCGGCAAGGTCGCCAACCTGTCTTCGGAGCTCGGCTCGATCGCCGGGGTACAGACGTTCCGGTCTCCCAGCTACGCGATGTCCAAGGCGGCCCTGAACATGGCGACCCGGCAACTGTCCAAGGCGTTGCAGGGACCGTGCATCATCGTCATGGCGCTGCACCCCGGCTGGGTCCGGACCGACATGGGCGGAGCCAAGGCCGAGGTCGAACCGGCCGACGCCGTCGCCGACCTGCTGCGGGTGATCGACCGCGCCGGACGCGACCACAGCGGAAAGTTCCTGGATCGCCACGGGGAACCGATGCCGTGGTGA
- a CDS encoding 3-oxoacyl-ACP synthase III produces MLFQHVAIAGLAHIDAPRRLSSDEINARLKPTLDRLGIRTDVLGDIAGIHARRLWDDRDMLASDAATLAGVKALADAGIDPDKVGLLVNTSVSRDYLEPSTASIVSGNLGLPDTCQNFDVANACLAFINGMDIASRMIERGEIDYALVVDGETADLAYEKTIERMTRADVTEADFKSELATLTLGSGAAAMVLARAELAPGAPRYKGGVTRAATEWNKLCRGNLDGMITDTRMLLIEGIKLAQKTFQVAKQKLGWVAEELDEFVIHQVSKVHTAAFTKAMGIDPKKVLTIFNEHGNIGPASVPIVLSKLREMGRLKKGDRVALLGIGSGLNCSMAEVVW; encoded by the coding sequence ATGCTGTTCCAACACGTCGCCATTGCCGGCCTGGCCCACATCGACGCGCCGCGCCGGCTGAGCTCGGACGAGATCAACGCCCGGCTCAAGCCGACCCTGGATCGACTGGGCATCCGGACCGACGTTCTGGGTGACATCGCCGGCATCCACGCCCGCCGGCTCTGGGACGACCGCGACATGCTCGCCTCCGATGCCGCCACCCTGGCCGGCGTCAAGGCGCTGGCCGATGCGGGCATCGACCCCGACAAGGTCGGCCTGCTGGTCAACACCTCGGTCAGCCGCGACTACCTCGAGCCATCGACCGCGTCGATCGTGTCCGGCAACCTCGGCCTGCCCGACACCTGCCAGAACTTCGACGTCGCCAACGCCTGCCTCGCCTTCATCAACGGCATGGACATCGCCAGCCGCATGATCGAGCGCGGCGAGATCGACTACGCGCTGGTGGTCGACGGCGAGACCGCCGACCTGGCCTACGAGAAGACCATCGAGCGCATGACCCGCGCCGACGTCACCGAGGCCGACTTCAAGAGCGAGCTGGCGACGCTGACGCTGGGTTCCGGCGCGGCGGCGATGGTGCTCGCGCGTGCCGAACTGGCGCCGGGCGCCCCGCGCTACAAGGGTGGGGTCACCCGCGCGGCGACCGAGTGGAACAAGCTGTGTCGCGGCAACCTGGACGGCATGATCACCGATACCCGGATGCTGCTGATCGAAGGCATCAAGCTCGCCCAGAAGACCTTCCAGGTCGCCAAGCAGAAGCTGGGCTGGGTGGCCGAGGAACTCGACGAGTTCGTTATCCACCAGGTGAGCAAGGTCCACACCGCCGCCTTCACGAAGGCGATGGGCATCGACCCGAAGAAGGTCCTGACCATCTTCAACGAACACGGCAACATCGGTCCGGCTTCGGTGCCGATCGTGCTCAGCAAGCTGCGCGAGATGGGGCGCCTGAAGAAGGGCGACCGGGTCGCGTTGCTGGGCATCGGTTCGGGCCTGAACTGCTCGATGGCCGAAGTCGTCTGGTAA
- a CDS encoding DUF885 domain-containing protein produces MQQTRLALILAASLGTLAACQPATLPVAEAPATGQAGATAAAARFDALSESLLMRALERSPEWSIYSGRYDNAASLTIPDAARRSDDLAFARNALAELAAFDPQQLPASQRIDHMLLTNQFESSIWYQQQFRDWVWDPSNYNVAGTVALLLNTPYADEDARLRTVMQRIEQVPQYYAAARANIANPTAEHVELAIVQSRGALSVFDDGLRGRIAASGLDAAEQALFNQRIDAARAAIERWVGWLEGEQKRLAASGDARSFRIGADLYEQKFAYDIQSHYSAAELYQRAVDEKNALHGRMDEITVQLWPKYLAGTAMPDDRLERIGMMIDHLSARHVSRDGFFDEINRQIPLLADFVREHDLLDQDETRPLVVRETPEYMRGGGAGASVSAPGPFNPTADTYYNVSPLDAYTDEQAESFLREYNHWVLQVLNIHEGIPGHYTQLLHANKSPSLVKSLLGNGAMIEGWAVYAERMMLEQGYGNQEPEMWLMYGKWNLRVVTNAILDYAVHVQGMTEAQAMDLLQREAFQEKTEAENKWRRVRLSQVQLTSYFTGYAEIYDLREQRKAELGEAFDLKTFHNRFLSYGNAPVSAIAQLMRAEPMRGQHPAN; encoded by the coding sequence ATGCAGCAGACCCGACTCGCCCTGATCCTCGCCGCCAGCCTCGGTACCCTCGCCGCCTGCCAGCCGGCCACCTTGCCGGTGGCGGAAGCGCCGGCCACCGGCCAGGCCGGTGCCACCGCGGCCGCCGCGCGCTTCGATGCGCTCTCCGAGTCGCTGCTGATGCGCGCGCTGGAGCGCAGCCCGGAGTGGTCGATCTACTCCGGCCGCTACGACAACGCTGCGTCGCTGACTATTCCCGATGCCGCACGCCGCTCCGACGACCTCGCGTTCGCCAGGAACGCGCTTGCCGAGCTGGCCGCGTTCGACCCGCAGCAACTGCCGGCGTCGCAGCGCATCGACCACATGCTGCTGACCAACCAGTTCGAATCGTCGATCTGGTACCAGCAGCAGTTCCGCGACTGGGTCTGGGACCCGTCCAACTACAACGTCGCCGGCACCGTGGCGCTGTTGCTCAACACGCCGTATGCCGACGAGGACGCGCGGTTGCGCACGGTCATGCAGCGCATCGAGCAGGTGCCGCAGTATTACGCCGCCGCTCGAGCCAACATCGCCAACCCGACCGCCGAACACGTCGAGCTGGCGATCGTGCAGAGCCGCGGCGCGCTGAGCGTGTTCGACGACGGCCTTCGGGGGCGGATCGCCGCATCCGGCCTCGATGCCGCCGAGCAGGCGTTGTTCAACCAGCGCATCGACGCCGCCCGTGCCGCGATCGAGCGATGGGTCGGCTGGCTCGAGGGTGAGCAGAAGCGCCTGGCCGCGAGCGGCGACGCCCGCTCGTTCCGCATCGGCGCGGATCTCTACGAACAGAAGTTCGCCTACGACATCCAGTCGCATTACAGCGCCGCCGAGCTCTACCAGCGCGCGGTCGACGAGAAGAACGCGCTGCACGGACGCATGGACGAGATCACCGTGCAGCTGTGGCCGAAGTACCTTGCCGGCACCGCCATGCCCGACGACCGCCTGGAGCGGATCGGGATGATGATCGACCACCTGTCGGCCCGGCACGTCTCCCGCGACGGGTTCTTCGACGAGATCAACCGGCAGATCCCGCTGCTGGCCGACTTCGTGCGCGAACACGACCTGCTCGACCAGGACGAAACCCGGCCGCTGGTGGTGCGCGAGACGCCCGAGTACATGCGCGGCGGTGGCGCCGGTGCATCGGTCAGCGCGCCAGGTCCGTTCAACCCGACTGCCGACACCTACTACAACGTCAGCCCGCTGGACGCCTACACCGACGAGCAGGCCGAGAGCTTCCTGCGCGAGTACAACCACTGGGTGCTGCAGGTGCTCAACATCCACGAGGGCATCCCGGGCCACTACACCCAGCTGCTGCACGCCAACAAGAGCCCGAGCCTGGTCAAGAGCCTGCTGGGCAACGGCGCGATGATCGAGGGCTGGGCGGTGTACGCCGAGCGGATGATGCTCGAGCAGGGCTACGGCAACCAGGAACCGGAGATGTGGCTGATGTACGGCAAGTGGAACCTGCGCGTGGTCACCAACGCGATCCTCGACTACGCGGTGCACGTGCAGGGCATGACCGAGGCGCAGGCGATGGACCTGCTGCAGCGCGAGGCGTTCCAGGAAAAGACCGAGGCGGAGAACAAGTGGCGCCGCGTGCGTCTGTCGCAGGTGCAGCTGACCAGCTACTTCACCGGCTATGCCGAAATCTACGACCTGCGCGAGCAACGCAAGGCCGAGCTTGGCGAAGCCTTCGACCTGAAGACCTTCCACAACCGGTTCCTGTCGTACGGCAACGCACCGGTGTCGGCTATTGCCCAACTCATGCGAGCCGAGCCGATGCGCGGGCAGCATCCGGCGAACTGA
- the sstT gene encoding serine/threonine transporter SstT, which translates to MPLPAFLRRPSLVTQIVMGLVAGILLALASPEAGAAAGLLGTVFISALKAVAPVLVLVLVAAAIANHRRGQQTGIRPILLLYILGTLTAALVAVLASFAFPVSLQLVLPDDIALTPPEGIGEVLRTLVMQIVDNPVNALITGNYIGLLAWGIGLGLALRHASDATRAVLSDLADAITWLVRLVIRLAPLGIFGLVAATLAETGLSALLDYARLLAVLLGCMVFMALVGNPLIVFLRTRRNPYPLVFTCLRESGITAFFTRSSAANIPVNLELCRRLGLPEETYAVSIPIGATINMAGAAITITVLTLAAVNTLGVAVDLPTALLLSVVATVAACGASGVPGGSLLLVPLACGLFGISTDLAMQVVAIGFIVGVVQDSAETALNSSTDVLFTAAGAPVVVDAVPDRIA; encoded by the coding sequence ATGCCGCTGCCCGCCTTCCTGCGTCGCCCCAGCCTCGTCACCCAGATCGTCATGGGCCTGGTGGCCGGCATACTGCTCGCGCTTGCCTCGCCGGAAGCCGGCGCAGCCGCCGGGCTGCTGGGCACGGTGTTCATCTCCGCGCTGAAGGCCGTTGCACCGGTGCTGGTGCTGGTCCTTGTGGCTGCCGCGATCGCCAACCATCGGCGGGGCCAGCAGACCGGGATCCGGCCGATCCTGCTGCTGTACATCCTGGGCACGCTGACCGCCGCGCTGGTCGCGGTGCTCGCCAGCTTCGCGTTCCCGGTCTCGCTGCAACTGGTGCTGCCGGACGACATCGCATTGACCCCGCCCGAAGGCATCGGCGAGGTGCTGCGCACGCTGGTGATGCAGATCGTCGACAACCCGGTCAATGCGCTGATCACCGGCAACTACATCGGCCTGCTGGCCTGGGGCATCGGCCTGGGACTGGCGCTTCGGCATGCCTCGGACGCCACCCGCGCCGTGCTGTCCGACCTGGCCGACGCGATCACGTGGCTGGTGCGGCTGGTCATCCGGCTGGCGCCGCTGGGCATCTTCGGCCTGGTGGCGGCTACCCTGGCCGAGACCGGCCTGTCGGCCCTGCTCGACTACGCGCGGCTGCTGGCCGTGCTACTGGGCTGCATGGTGTTCATGGCGCTGGTCGGCAACCCGCTGATCGTGTTCCTCAGGACCCGCCGCAATCCCTACCCGCTGGTGTTCACCTGCCTGCGCGAGAGCGGCATCACCGCGTTCTTCACCCGCTCATCGGCCGCCAACATCCCGGTCAACCTGGAACTGTGCCGCCGGTTGGGGCTGCCGGAGGAAACCTACGCGGTTTCGATCCCGATCGGCGCGACCATCAACATGGCCGGGGCGGCGATCACCATCACCGTGCTGACGCTGGCGGCGGTCAATACGCTGGGCGTCGCCGTGGACCTGCCCACCGCCCTGCTGCTCAGCGTGGTCGCCACGGTCGCTGCCTGCGGCGCCTCGGGCGTGCCCGGCGGTTCCCTGCTGCTGGTGCCGCTGGCCTGCGGGCTGTTCGGCATCTCCACCGACCTGGCGATGCAGGTCGTCGCGATCGGCTTCATCGTCGGTGTCGTGCAGGATTCGGCAGAGACCGCGCTCAACTCCTCGACCGACGTGCTGTTCACCGCGGCCGGTGCGCCGGTGGTGGTGGACGCGGTGCCCGACCGCATCGCCTGA
- a CDS encoding DUF2946 family protein has product MAIVKNPFHPGCSFQYWLGRLALAAMLALVLMPTAGRLYLGGGGPSAAFAGAPSITQQVAGHGDHATAHQDASPEAPVAPGPRHATHADCPYCPLLGQLAGAAHPLPLLARIPAGPAPSVAIADGHATLRPHGLHARGPPTPA; this is encoded by the coding sequence ATGGCGATCGTGAAGAACCCCTTCCACCCGGGTTGCAGCTTCCAGTACTGGCTCGGCCGCCTGGCCCTCGCCGCGATGCTGGCGCTGGTTCTGATGCCCACCGCGGGGCGCCTCTACCTCGGCGGCGGCGGCCCGTCCGCCGCGTTCGCTGGCGCACCGTCGATCACCCAGCAGGTGGCCGGCCACGGCGACCATGCAACCGCCCACCAGGATGCGTCGCCGGAAGCACCGGTTGCTCCCGGGCCGCGCCACGCGACCCACGCCGACTGCCCTTACTGCCCGTTGCTGGGCCAGTTGGCCGGCGCCGCGCACCCGTTACCGCTGCTCGCCCGCATCCCGGCCGGCCCCGCGCCCTCGGTGGCGATCGCCGACGGCCACGCCACGCTGCGCCCGCACGGGCTGCATGCCCGCGGACCGCCGACCCCGGCCTGA
- the nirK gene encoding copper-containing nitrite reductase, whose protein sequence is MKDLVLLFALATAAGFTPMAVAAQHHSEVTPVADVTFTLKTAIHEGQLVFIGDAGPIKGQVAPELKVPEGAVVAITVVNGDGAMHDIAVPDFGAQSDQLVGEGSATTIVFRATKAGTFEYLCTIPGHKAAGMFGKLIVGDVVETVSTAVDIAKNPAEVGEPVGDRAPKHINYDLLTTEVEGKLSDGSTYRYWTFNNTVPGPMLRVRQGDSVTINLKNDESSINIHSVDFHAVTGPGGGAAVTQVAPGQTKSFTFKALQPGLYVYHCATPMIAHHISNGMYGMILVEPEGGLAEVDKEYYVMQGELYTAQKHGSRGLQEFSLEKLLDEKPEHLMFNGSMDALTKTFNMTAEVGDTVRMYFGVGGPNLVSSMHLIGEIFDRVYDQASLTSPPLTDVQTTLVAPGGATMVEFKADYPGKYILVDHSLSRLEKGLAGFLTVTGEADAEIFSTSEKIDANSGH, encoded by the coding sequence ATGAAAGACCTGGTCCTGTTGTTCGCACTTGCCACGGCCGCCGGATTCACGCCGATGGCGGTGGCCGCCCAACACCACTCGGAGGTCACCCCGGTGGCCGACGTCACCTTCACCCTGAAGACCGCGATCCATGAAGGCCAGTTGGTCTTCATCGGCGACGCGGGCCCGATCAAGGGCCAGGTCGCACCCGAACTGAAGGTGCCCGAGGGCGCCGTGGTCGCGATCACCGTGGTCAACGGCGACGGCGCGATGCACGACATCGCCGTGCCCGACTTTGGCGCGCAGTCCGACCAGCTGGTCGGCGAGGGCAGCGCGACCACCATCGTGTTCCGCGCCACCAAGGCCGGCACCTTCGAATACCTGTGCACGATCCCGGGCCACAAGGCGGCCGGCATGTTCGGCAAGCTGATCGTCGGTGACGTGGTCGAGACGGTCAGCACCGCGGTCGACATCGCCAAGAACCCGGCCGAGGTCGGCGAGCCGGTCGGCGACCGCGCGCCCAAGCACATCAACTACGACCTGCTGACCACCGAGGTCGAGGGCAAGCTGTCGGACGGCAGCACCTACCGCTACTGGACCTTCAACAACACGGTGCCCGGCCCGATGCTGCGCGTGCGCCAGGGCGACAGCGTCACCATCAACCTCAAGAACGACGAGAGCAGCATCAACATCCACTCGGTCGACTTCCATGCGGTCACCGGTCCCGGTGGCGGCGCGGCGGTCACCCAGGTCGCCCCGGGCCAGACCAAGAGCTTCACCTTCAAGGCGCTGCAGCCGGGCCTGTACGTCTACCACTGCGCGACGCCGATGATCGCCCACCACATCTCCAACGGCATGTACGGAATGATCCTGGTCGAGCCGGAAGGCGGCCTGGCCGAGGTCGACAAGGAGTACTACGTGATGCAGGGCGAGCTCTATACCGCCCAGAAGCACGGCTCGCGCGGGCTGCAGGAGTTCTCGCTGGAGAAGCTGCTCGACGAGAAGCCCGAGCACCTGATGTTCAACGGCTCCATGGACGCGCTGACCAAGACGTTCAACATGACCGCCGAGGTGGGCGACACCGTACGCATGTACTTCGGCGTCGGTGGCCCGAACCTGGTCTCGAGCATGCACCTGATCGGCGAGATCTTCGACAGGGTGTACGACCAGGCTTCGCTGACCAGCCCGCCGCTGACCGACGTGCAGACCACGCTGGTGGCACCGGGCGGGGCGACAATGGTCGAGTTCAAGGCCGACTACCCGGGCAAGTACATCCTGGTCGACCACTCGCTGTCGCGGCTGGAGAAGGGCCTGGCCGGGTTCCTGACCGTGACCGGCGAAGCCGACGCGGAGATCTTCAGCACCAGTGAGAAGATCGACGCCAACTCGGGTCACTGA